The Branchiostoma floridae strain S238N-H82 chromosome 7, Bfl_VNyyK, whole genome shotgun sequence region tcctgggaaaatttgttttttccaagcagcttcgataaaataagtgttaaaaaatgatagttttcgggtccaaaattaagattttactacatattctacccaaactaaataggtttgtcggaaagaggcagtaaacggctttccaccatattgattaagttttaCGTCccacgtttactagcggaactgtagcccatcggcctgaggctgtccgccaacctccgaaatcgtaaaagaaactccggtccgagacctTAAGTCATACTTGTGTGTTTACAGTTTAGTTGTTTGTTCAACCTCCCCGACCAcctagatttcatactgaagggcCTTTTTCTTCTTAGGATTTACTCATTGTATCTGTATCCCTCCAGCCCACCCCTGAGCGCCTGACCATGACCCTGGGAGCTGACCTGGACAGTTCTGCCCTGTCATGGACCAGCTCCATGGCAACGCCTGGCACTGCTGCCATAGCAACGCctactgttgccatgacaacaacaGAAGCTGCAGGTAAGAAGAGAGGGGGGCAGAAAGGTGACTTTGTAACCAAgttaaaatttgtaaatttttatGGGTCTAACTCTAAGTCTTACAATATAAAAAGTAAACCTCCTTTATAAGTCAATGCAAAAACTGAAGCAACTCTAGTCATAGCAACAATGCAGACATGGCAATGATACATAATTGTAAGACGATGGAAACTGTGAGGAGATTTCAAACTAAGAAATGGGAACAAAACAGAATATTATACAGATCCAACTTTTTAAATTCTATGTCTTTCACAGAAGAAAATTTTGATCTAGAAGAAGACGTCAACATTGCTGCTGATGGAAAGAAGGTAAGAGCTCTTCTCACACAccttatttcacacaaaaatacattgttgttATATAGAGAGACAGATATCTATTGAGagcaattgtacatgtatatgtatccCATTTTTGTCCAATATGAAGCAATGATCATTGCAATGATGACAAAGTCATGCAAACATATTCTTTGTAATATGGTATTCTAACTCTACATGCATATCAAGATTAGACAGATGAACATTTGGTTTTCTAGACTTGGCAATGTTTAACTATTGGATGACTGAATTTTCTTGTGGTGCTTTCCAGCTTGCAAGGGCACTCTTCATCCATGGTGAAGAAGAAACAGGTGAAGATCATGTACAAAAACCACCTCCAGATAAGTCTCCATCAGAGGAAAATACATTTCCTACTCAACTTCTCCAGTCACAGATGGACATGACTTTGCCTCAAGAGTTTGGGACTCAAGAGTTTAACACAGTACCTGAAGAAACAACGGCATCGATTGGAACAACAAGGAAAAAGAGACACGAAAACAGTGACTCGAATGACACTCAAGAAAGTAAAGTTCAAACAAAACTATCAGAAAACGTTTTGAACCAGTCTCAGGCAAACTCCAGTCAAACCAGCATCCAAGAAGATGTGGACAAAACATTGGACTTCCTCTTTGCCAAATCAGAGAAGAGGAGTCAAAGGAAAGAGCCTCCACCCCCTAAGAGAAGAAAGTGGGACAGGCCAGCTAGTGAGACAGTATCTGGGACCGTACCATCATTAGGGGAGACAGGTCCTGATGACGCTAAAGACGGTCTTAAGTCAAGAACTGTCAGAAGTcagcaggaagaaaatgttagCTGCACAACCAAAGTGCAGTCTGAAACATCATGGCATCATGAACAAGAAACAACAGCAACCCAGAAAAGTGTGAAACCATCAGATTCTGCGGAAAACGCGAAAAGGGAACTCGCTGTCGGCTCTCCGGTCTCTTCTGTCAATGTCGATTTCTTCTCCCAGATTTCTCCTTCGTCGCTGCAAGAAATTTGCGAAGCCGCCGACAAGGCCGCAGAAAATTCAGAGGAATCTAGAACTGAAAGCTCCAgcaatggatgtaaaaaagagcATCAGATTCAATCCAGCACTCCTAACTACAAGTTTGAAGAAGAAGGAATCGCTGATACAAAAGATTTCGGAAAAATGGAAAGGCATGACACAAAATCCACAGAAAAGGATAGAAAGTCTATAGGAAGTGCTGCTTGTTCAACTGTGATTGACGATGAATACTGTGACCGTCCGTCAGACAAAGACAGCTTCTCTGAGTCTCCACCTTTCGCTAACCCAACACAGGGCACACTGGATGTCATGAACGTCAGCTCACAAGTCTTGAAACAGCAAACGCATGCTCAGGAAGGACACCTAGCAACTGATGTCGGTACTGCAAAAGTAGACAAAACTGCACCTGGTACATCAAAACAGCAGAAACAGTCAGCCACCCCATCTCTTGTCTTCAATCTTAAAGTTCCAACAAAGAAGGATAGTCTCCAAGACACTCCCAAGTTCTCAGCAACAACTGTGAATAGAGGAGGATCGGCAAGGAGGTTTTTCTACCCAACGTCGTCACAGATTTCCAAGTCTACACCAAAGACACTTTTTCCAACTAATCATTTGTCTAGAAATCAGAAAGACTGTAAAGGGGCTGTTAAAGGTACTGCAGTTCCAAATATTGCTTTCAGTCCATCTATTAGACAGGGTGAAGAACTGAAGCCACAGAAAACAAGTGATGTTGCAGACAAAACTTCTTCCAAGGCTTTCAAGTTGTCAGAAAGCACGTCTTCTTATAGACAGCAGAACACAGCTGGAGACCACGCCAAGAAAGATTTCAAACTAAACACTGAACAACCAAGCTATGAAGCTGTGTGTGCCAAAAATGCTTTAAACAAGCCTGCTATGCTCTCTTCTTTGCACAACCAAAGCACACCAAACTACAAAAGACCTAGCAGCAAGTTGCCACATTTGGGAGGTATTACAAACAGAAGGGAAACTCCCATTCACAACCAAACAGAAGATAGGACAACCTGTGGCAACGAACTTGTGACAAGCTCCTTGTCAAGCTTTGGAGGGTTTCAGACAGCCTCAAGAAAAGAGATAACAGTCTCTGAAGATGCCATGAAGAAAGCCGCAGCACTGGCTGCTGAAGTTGATGCAGAAATGGCTAAGACAAGTACAAACATGTTCTCAGATTCAACACATGGTGGGACAGCTTCAAAGAAGGACTCTGAATCCACAAAGCCTATGATTCACAAAGAAACATTATCTGGAGTGTATGCATCCTCGAAGGCActaacaaaagataagagtttgGAGAATGGCTGTGAGTTTGCAGGTTTTTGTACAGCTTCTAACAAGAGTATTCAGATCTCGGAGAAAGCCTTGAAACAAGCTcaaaacatggtgtcagaagtggaaGATTCTCTTCTAGCTGAAATGGAATTAGAACAAACAGACAGTACTAGGGATGACACTTCTTTAAATGACAACAGACCACCACAGGCTACTATTAGCTGGAAAGTCGATGTCAATACAAGTGCACTAGAGACGGTTGTCAGAAAGAACACTAACAGATCTAGACAGCCGCAGAAAGAGCTTGGACCCAAGTCAAACACAGGTCTTGGCGCCACCTCTTCAACTAAGAAGCCATCTTCTTCCCTTGACATACAAAATGGTTGCTCAAGTGAAGCTAGTGGTCTCTTCATTGGTATTGTTGAAGGAGGGACAAAACATCATGGGCCATTTCAAGAAATCACTGGGTTCCAAAGTGCCTCTAATAAACCCATACAAGTGTCATCAGATGCAATGAAAAGAGCAAAGACTCTCGCAAAGGAAGTTGAATCCAGTATGGCTACTGAGGCTCAGTGGGAAAAAGACCTGGACCATAGTCCTTTCTTAAACTCCAATGGTGTCCAAACGTCAAAAACAACTGATGGAAGCACAGTATCCTCTGTTGAAAGAAGTAATTCTAAGGCTGTAACAGGCAAACCAGGGGACTTTGAAAGCacaaagacaagacaaaacataGGGACAAGTCATTGTGAATCTCTGCACACTACAGGCTTTAAAACCGCATCAAGAAAGCCCATACAGATATCATCAGATGCCATGAAGAAGGCCCGATCTCTAGCTACAGAAGTCGACGAAGGTTTAGCTACAGCGAGTTACAAGTACCAATGCTTGGACCATACCGTTAAACTGGACGTCACAGGTTTTACAACGGCCTCCAAAAAGCCCATCAAAGTAGCTTCTAGTAGTATGCAGAAAGCCAAGGCTCTGACAGTAGAAGTGGAGGCAAGCCTTCGTATTAGTACTCCAGATAACTTTATCACTGACCAAAATCCATCAGCAGACTGTCCAGGTTTCAGAACTGCCTCCAACAAGAATATCTCAGTCTCAACTGCGTCCTTGCAGAAAGCCAAGTTGATGTTAGCAGAGGTTGATGAAGAAGACATTGATGTTCACGAACTATCCAACAATGAAAATGGTTCAGCAAGGAAATGCtccaaaacaacagcaacagtaaAACAAGGTTTagaaagcgccacctatctgAAACCCAAAGGACTGCAGTCGTTCAGACCTCCATCAAAAATGCTGGGGCCACAAAAGTGTTCTGGACCATCAGACTCCCGTGGAAGACAAAGATCCCAAAGAAGTAAGGCCGGCAACAACTATGTACTCCATCCAATGAGCACGGCTGTTGGGATGCCTTGTAAACTGTCTCAGCCAATGGAAGAAGACAGCAACATGAATGACAGTTTCCATGACGACCGTCTGTTCTGTACCCAGATGGTGTCGGCGGCAGAAGTGGCAGAGAGCACCTACGCCTTCCTGCAAGCAGAGAAAGAGGATGGACACAGCGACAACTTTGGCTTCTCGGAACATCTCCAAAACCAAGAGAAGACTCCAAGCCATTCCAGGGGTGCAGAAAAAGTCAATTGTGACAACAGCAAAACTAAGGAGGGAGAGAGTCAAAGTAGTTTGAGCAATGACAGGCAAAGTAAAATTGCTCGTGCACCGAAAACTGAGAGCAGTCACCTAAAAACTCTGAAAGCGGCTAGTCCAAAACATACCAAAGTCCCTGCAGTTCAGAGTCAATGTAATATCCCCAAAAGCTCTGAGCAGAATGCAGTAACACAGAAAAATGACATATCCAACCCTACAGAAGTACAAAACACCAGTGGTGAAGCCATACAGGGATGCACAGCTACCAAAAAGAAGGTAGATACAATGCAGAAGAAGTTTGGGACAATTTATGACATGGTGAAAGATGCAGATACCACCTTGCTGGATGAGAGCTTTGACCTAGCCTGGGGCCTTGTGGATGAGATGCTATTGAAGGCTATGGAAGCTTCGTCTGGAAAGTCGGAAGAAAACCACACGGCCGAACAAGACAAAACTCACTTTGATCGTACACACTCTCTGGACAGTGGGTTGGGAGAGAGTAGAATAATTACATCCCAGGAAAACAATGTATCCATGACGTATTCGAGTAGCCTTGAATACTCAACACACTACAATACACATACTTCTGGAGAAGGTAGACAAAGCACTGACGATAAGTCTGTGAAGAAACGTATTCAGTACGAAGACAAGCCATACAAGTCGTCTCAGTGCCCCTTTATAACTGCAAGCGGAAGAAAAGTACCTGTCTCAAAAGAAGCACTAAAGCATGTGAAGGAAATGGCAAAAGATGAACTCTTACCATCTGAGGAAATTTCTGTTCCTCTCAACAAGTTGTCATGGCATAACTCTCCAACAGAGGTCTCCCATATGAGTTTTATGGAACATCAAAGTGAGACCTTACCGGAAGGCAACCAATTGGAAAGAGGTGAAGAAGTGGATGCATCCAACAATGTAGGTTTCACCACTGCCCGAGGGAAGAAGATCAGTGTTTCTAAGAAATCTCTAGAGAAGGCAGAACACCTTTGGAATAGTACAGAACAAGAAGAACAGAAACTTAAGAAAGAGAAAGCATCTATGTCAGGAGAAACGGACTGTCCAACAATGTTTCAGGGTTTCCAAACTGCAAGTGGACACAGGGTCAATGTGTCAGATGCAGCACTGGCAAAGGCAAAGCAGATGTGGAAGGATACAGGAGAGCTTGAACAGGACATGCCTGTTGGTTCTGCAGACAATTGCTTACCCAAGCCAGAAGGGTTCAAAACTGCAAGTGGGAAAAGGGTGAGGGTGTCAGAGAAGGCACTGCAGAAGGCACAGCAAATGTGGGAAGAAACAGAAGGACAACAAGACACTGTAACTTCTTATAAAGTGAACGCTTGTTCTACAGAGTTCCGAGGGTTCCAAACTGCAAGTGGACACAAGGTAGCTGTGTCGGAGAAAGCACTACAGAAAGCTCAGCAAATGTGGAAAGAAACAGAAGGACAAGAAGACACTGAAACCTCGAAAATGAATGCTTGTTCTACAGAGTTCCAAGGGTTCCAAACTGCAAGTGGACACAAGGTAGCTGTGTCAGAGAAGGCACTAGAGAAAGTACAGCAAATGTGGAAAGAAACAGAAGGACAACAAGACACTGAGACTTCTAAAATGAATACTTGTTCATTAGAGTTCCAAAGTTTCCAAACTGCAAGTGTAAAAAGAGTGAGAACGTCAGAGAAGGCACTACAGAAAGCTCAGCAGATGTGGAAAGAAACAGAAGGACAACAAGACACTGTGACTTCTAAAATGAATGCCCGTTCTACAGAGTTCCGTGGCTTCCAAACTGCAAGTGGACACAACGTAGCTGTGTCGGAGAAAGCACTGCAAAAGTCACAGCAAATGTGGAAAGAAACAGAAGGACAACAAGGCACTGAAACCTCTAAAGTGAATGCTTGTTCTACAGAGTTTCGAGGGTTCCAAACTGCAAGTGGAAAAAGAGTGAGAACGTCGGAGAAAGCACTACAGAAAGCTCAGCAAATGTGGAAAGAAACAGAAGGACAAGACACTATGACTTCTAATATGTTTGATACGGCAAACAAAAACTTTGACCAACAAATGGACAACTCAATGACTTATGCAAAGTTTGGAGGGTTCACAACTGCAGCAGGGAAACACGTACAAGTGTCCAAACAGGCATTGCTGAAGGCAAAACAACTTTGGAATCAAACAGATGAAAACTCTTCTGGTCAACACAAGGGAAACAATTCATCAGGATTCCAGGGTTTTCAGACTGCAAGTGGTACAAAGGTGGACATTTCAGTCCAGGCATTATCAAGAGCTAAAGAGCTGTGGAGGGATACAGTTGGTGATTCAAGCGATGAGGCTAAGGGTGTTGATGTCACAGAAGAAAGTAGCCCAAAATGTACAGGGTTTCAAACTGCAGGAGGAAGAAAGGTGCAAGTTTCAGCAGGAGCTTTACAAAAGGTAAAGTTGCTTTGGAAGGATAACGACATTGAAGAGACTAGTCTCGGAAAGTCTGTGGAAACATTGGATTCTGCTACTTTCAACGAAGAAATCCTCAAAGAGAAAGATGTTACGCAGTCTTCGAAAGACGAGTCATTTGTTGGATTTAAAACTGCAAGCGGTCATACCGTCAACGTTTCGGAAACTTCTCTGCAACGTGCAAAGCAAATGTTTCAGGACGGCGATGAAGTAAATGCTAAGACTAGCCCAAACAAAGGGCCATTTGAGGAATCTGCACCATCTGAGTTTCAAAGATTCAAGACTTGCAGGGGACAGGAAATTGGGGTCTCAAATAAGTCTCTACAGTTTACTAAAGAGATGTGGAAGGATTCGGAATCAGATTTCAACCATTCGTGTGAATCAGCAATGCTGAACCCAGAATGTGGTGAAAAGGGTACCACTATGTTCAGGGGCTTCCAAACGGCAAGAGGTCAGAAGATAAATGTATCAAAAGAAGCACTGGAAAAGGCAAAGGCACTGTTTTCAGACGATGCATCTCCAACAGGAAGTAATACTCCTAAGAAGCGGCCACCCACAAATCAGGAAAAACTCAGCAATGGTGCAAAATACAAAGGTTTTCAAACTGCGAGAGGGCAGAAGATAAAAGTGTCAGAAGACGCCCTACGAAAAGCAAGAGCTCTTTTTTCTGATGATGTGGAAGAGGAAACTACAGGCCAAGAAGGAACTCAGAGCCTAAAAGTGGAAAGTGCAAAGGATGCAAACGCTTCAACGTTTCGGGGTTTTCAAACTGCGAGAGGGCAGAAGATAAAAGTGTCAGATGACGCCCTACGAAAAGCAAGAGCTCTTTTCTCTGATGATGCCAATGAGGAAACTACAGCACTAGAAGGAATTCAGGGCACAGAAGTGGGAATTGCCAAGAATACAAACAATTTAACATTCAGAGGTTTTCAAACTGCAAGAGGGCAGAAGATAAAGGTGTCAGAAGACGCCCTGCGAAAAGCAAGAGCTCTTTTCTCTGATGATTCCAAAGAGGAAACTACAGGCCAAGAAGGAATTCGGAGCCCAAAAGTGAGAAATGCAAAGGATGCAAATGCTTCAACGTTCAGAGGTTTTCAAACTGCAAGAGGGCAGAAGATAGAAGTGTCAGAAGATGCCTTGCAAAAGGCAAGAGCTCTTTTCTCCGATGATGCCAATGAGGAAACTACAGGCCAAGAAGGAATTCAGAGCCCAAAAGTGGAAAGTGCAAAGGATACAAATGCTTCAACGTTTCGGGGTTTTCAAACTGCGAGAGGGCAGAAGATAAAAGTGTCAGATGACGCCCTACAAAAAGCAAGAGCTCTTTTATCTGATGATGCAAAAGAGGAAACTATAGGCCAAGAAGGAATTCAGAGCCCCAAAATGGAAAGTGCAAAGGATGCAAATGCTTCAGGGTTTGGTGGTTTTCAAACTGCGAGAGGGCAGAAGGTAGAGGTGTCAGATGACGCCCTACGAAAAGCAAGAGCTCTTTTCTCTGAGGATGCCAAAGAGGAATCTACAGCACTAGAAGGAATTCAGGGCCCCAAAGTTGAAAGTGCAAAGAATACAAACACTTCAATGTTCAGAGGTTTTCAAACTGCGAGAGGGCAGAAGATAAAAGTGTCAGATGATGCCCTACGAAAAGCAAGAGCTCTTTTGTCTGATGATGCCAAAGAAACTACAGGCCAAGAAGGATTTCAGAGTCCCAAAGTGAAAAGTATGAAGGATACAAACACTTCAATGTTCGGAGGTTTTCAAACTGGTAGAGGGAAGCAAATTGAAATATCAGAGGACGCACTGCAAAAGGCTCGAGTAAGACTATCAGAAGACAAGTCTATGGAACTCGGTCCAGGGTTTTCTGAAAGGACAGCCGAACAGTCGCCTCTACAGACAAGAACTGTTCCTAGTGTTTTGTCATCTGAAAACAATGTGCACAGATATGTTAGGAAGCTTGGAGTACCACAAGTTGTTCCACAGGACAAAGAGGAACAGTTGTACAGCGATAGAAGTGCCAGGAAAAGAACACTGACTTCATCAGATGCAACAGGTTAGTTCTCTCTTTTTCACCCTTGTTGATATCCAGATTGATGAAAAAGTGTGTACTCTTCCATTTGTTGTCAATCCTTCCAATGATTCTTGATATCAGTCTCCTTGTCTAGAAAACTTTGCTGTTTAAAATGGCAACAAGATGCATATGTGTACTACTCTGTTTAATCTGTACAAcagaccacctctacataaagaccacctctTGGTGGTCTcttagatgattttttttttattgacatgaGTAACTATATATGAAGAATCCTGTCTatggtgaccacctgtccatgttGACTAGATTTTGTTAgtagccccccttttcttgGTCAGGTTTGATGGTATTTGTTGTTCATGGCATGATTCTATGTATTCCAGCTACTTTGCCTCCAAGTAAGagacagcccccctcccctgctGGTTACCAGACACAACACGTGGGACACAGACAGGCTTTCAGGCCTCCACTAGCCACTCATCCTGAAGGTAGGCATGGAGATATGTTAGCACAGTCATACACCAAAGTCATTCAGCATTGTGcactttgtatgtgtgtatttatgtgtgtgtgtgtttgtgtgtgcgcgtgcgtgtgcgtgtgtgtctgtgtgtgcaaaACTTGCTGCTGCAATTTGTATCAAGTCATAATGATTGTCAAAACTTTGTTGTTGCTAGGTGTGGTTCATGATCGCCATGGTTTCTCTGTCCGCACCCGACTACAGCCGCTCCACTCAAAGCCTCGGCAGGACTTCAGGTGAGTACTGTCTGATTGGTTTGCATCAAGATGACTACTAACTGGATAGTTCCAATTAAAGAATTGTTGCAACTTTTGTGCCTCTCTTGATCCCTGTAAACTCTACATTTCTTTTGTGAGTTCAGCTCCAAGGATAGTGCTGATAGGTCCCTCCATATCCAGAAGTTATCTGCTTAgttagttcagcaccaagggcagtgCTAATTAATCCTTTCAGATCTATTAGTATATCTGATTGGccacttcagcaccaaggacagtgcagATTGGTCCTTCCAGATCCATCAGCTCATCTGATTGGttagttcagcaccaatgacagtgctgattggtccctccAGATCCATTATTTCATCTGATTGGCCactttagcaccaaggacagtgctgATTGGTCCTTCCAGATCCTTAAGTTAATCTGATTGGccacttcagtac contains the following coding sequences:
- the LOC118419819 gene encoding uncharacterized protein LOC118419819 isoform X1 is translated as MKSTKAKCPHGAEGTIFRRVQGGPACRKLDVEMFSDLLSEEQVRDLGPVSDTWFEDLTAEALSRDSNTRVQDDLQTPLKSHHHGNGQTNMAATPVPDGKVPFTPTSCSPSLFSPNVPECNGTDLRNRVRSEVNVGQSTPVLPHTGRKFFGFSGVSQLRTGENPGYIQSGVGHLMWGGEHHTPGHIQPSVGLSPGVGGSPLPILPETDSSVLSRRLFKTPQGHSSQGFSSEPMASRFLPTPERLTMTLGADLDSSALSWTSSMATPGTAAIATPTVAMTTTEAAEENFDLEEDVNIAADGKKLARALFIHGEEETGEDHVQKPPPDKSPSEENTFPTQLLQSQMDMTLPQEFGTQEFNTVPEETTASIGTTRKKRHENSDSNDTQESKVQTKLSENVLNQSQANSSQTSIQEDVDKTLDFLFAKSEKRSQRKEPPPPKRRKWDRPASETVSGTVPSLGETGPDDAKDGLKSRTVRSQQEENVSCTTKVQSETSWHHEQETTATQKSVKPSDSAENAKRELAVGSPVSSVNVDFFSQISPSSLQEICEAADKAAENSEESRTESSSNGCKKEHQIQSSTPNYKFEEEGIADTKDFGKMERHDTKSTEKDRKSIGSAACSTVIDDEYCDRPSDKDSFSESPPFANPTQGTLDVMNVSSQVLKQQTHAQEGHLATDVGTAKVDKTAPGTSKQQKQSATPSLVFNLKVPTKKDSLQDTPKFSATTVNRGGSARRFFYPTSSQISKSTPKTLFPTNHLSRNQKDCKGAVKGTAVPNIAFSPSIRQGEELKPQKTSDVADKTSSKAFKLSESTSSYRQQNTAGDHAKKDFKLNTEQPSYEAVCAKNALNKPAMLSSLHNQSTPNYKRPSSKLPHLGGITNRRETPIHNQTEDRTTCGNELVTSSLSSFGGFQTASRKEITVSEDAMKKAAALAAEVDAEMAKTSTNMFSDSTHGGTASKKDSESTKPMIHKETLSGVYASSKALTKDKSLENGCEFAGFCTASNKSIQISEKALKQAQNMVSEVEDSLLAEMELEQTDSTRDDTSLNDNRPPQATISWKVDVNTSALETVVRKNTNRSRQPQKELGPKSNTGLGATSSTKKPSSSLDIQNGCSSEASGLFIGIVEGGTKHHGPFQEITGFQSASNKPIQVSSDAMKRAKTLAKEVESSMATEAQWEKDLDHSPFLNSNGVQTSKTTDGSTVSSVERSNSKAVTGKPGDFESTKTRQNIGTSHCESLHTTGFKTASRKPIQISSDAMKKARSLATEVDEGLATASYKYQCLDHTVKLDVTGFTTASKKPIKVASSSMQKAKALTVEVEASLRISTPDNFITDQNPSADCPGFRTASNKNISVSTASLQKAKLMLAEVDEEDIDVHELSNNENGSARKCSKTTATVKQGLESATYLKPKGLQSFRPPSKMLGPQKCSGPSDSRGRQRSQRSKAGNNYVLHPMSTAVGMPCKLSQPMEEDSNMNDSFHDDRLFCTQMVSAAEVAESTYAFLQAEKEDGHSDNFGFSEHLQNQEKTPSHSRGAEKVNCDNSKTKEGESQSSLSNDRQSKIARAPKTESSHLKTLKAASPKHTKVPAVQSQCNIPKSSEQNAVTQKNDISNPTEVQNTSGEAIQGCTATKKKVDTMQKKFGTIYDMVKDADTTLLDESFDLAWGLVDEMLLKAMEASSGKSEENHTAEQDKTHFDRTHSLDSGLGESRIITSQENNVSMTYSSSLEYSTHYNTHTSGEGRQSTDDKSVKKRIQYEDKPYKSSQCPFITASGRKVPVSKEALKHVKEMAKDELLPSEEISVPLNKLSWHNSPTEVSHMSFMEHQSETLPEGNQLERGEEVDASNNVGFTTARGKKISVSKKSLEKAEHLWNSTEQEEQKLKKEKASMSGETDCPTMFQGFQTASGHRVNVSDAALAKAKQMWKDTGELEQDMPVGSADNCLPKPEGFKTASGKRVRVSEKALQKAQQMWEETEGQQDTVTSYKVNACSTEFRGFQTASGHKVAVSEKALQKAQQMWKETEGQEDTETSKMNACSTEFQGFQTASGHKVAVSEKALEKVQQMWKETEGQQDTETSKMNTCSLEFQSFQTASVKRVRTSEKALQKAQQMWKETEGQQDTVTSKMNARSTEFRGFQTASGHNVAVSEKALQKSQQMWKETEGQQGTETSKVNACSTEFRGFQTASGKRVRTSEKALQKAQQMWKETEGQDTMTSNMFDTANKNFDQQMDNSMTYAKFGGFTTAAGKHVQVSKQALLKAKQLWNQTDENSSGQHKGNNSSGFQGFQTASGTKVDISVQALSRAKELWRDTVGDSSDEAKGVDVTEESSPKCTGFQTAGGRKVQVSAGALQKVKLLWKDNDIEETSLGKSVETLDSATFNEEILKEKDVTQSSKDESFVGFKTASGHTVNVSETSLQRAKQMFQDGDEVNAKTSPNKGPFEESAPSEFQRFKTCRGQEIGVSNKSLQFTKEMWKDSESDFNHSCESAMLNPECGEKGTTMFRGFQTARGQKINVSKEALEKAKALFSDDASPTGSNTPKKRPPTNQEKLSNGAKYKGFQTARGQKIKVSEDALRKARALFSDDVEEETTGQEGTQSLKVESAKDANASTFRGFQTARGQKIKVSDDALRKARALFSDDANEETTALEGIQGTEVGIAKNTNNLTFRGFQTARGQKIKVSEDALRKARALFSDDSKEETTGQEGIRSPKVRNAKDANASTFRGFQTARGQKIEVSEDALQKARALFSDDANEETTGQEGIQSPKVESAKDTNASTFRGFQTARGQKIKVSDDALQKARALLSDDAKEETIGQEGIQSPKMESAKDANASGFGGFQTARGQKVEVSDDALRKARALFSEDAKEESTALEGIQGPKVESAKNTNTSMFRGFQTARGQKIKVSDDALRKARALLSDDAKETTGQEGFQSPKVKSMKDTNTSMFGGFQTGRGKQIEISEDALQKARVRLSEDKSMELGPGFSERTAEQSPLQTRTVPSVLSSENNVHRYVRKLGVPQVVPQDKEEQLYSDRSARKRTLTSSDATATLPPSKRQPPSPAGYQTQHVGHRQAFRPPLATHPEGVVHDRHGFSVRTRLQPLHSKPRQDFRRPPSLPQASRQPLVSTPQPQDSTENSFRTPFKSPSPKVSAPVKAKPGGEDGQTEDLCHSAACTTKDNTQDSQEASQEACRDDGDIFDKVTEPPGKVQSLRRAREAQTLRIAQKKKQVIRPEYGSLLQKRLTQARVGLREAVCGQTPGCYTTEELYSYGVDQSTCTVTSETAESYRFLCRDHVSSATVEEGEGITLTDGGVLVPLEDGTAGKEEFVSALLDTPGVDPSLVTPEWIHNHYRWIVWKLAAMETAFPVQFGGRCLTPDQVLMQLKYRYDREVDLSQRSALKKILERDDTPSKTLVLCVARVIPPTSGQDCTSGQDSKKVPQKETIVELTDGWYGIRAALDPPLARLVESKRIYVGQKLCVSGAELVGSQDACSPLEAPANLVLKLSANATRRARWDAKLGFHSNPQPFPIRLGSLCPDGGMVGCVDVTVLRSYPMQVSYTVRQGSLCTDGGMVGCVDVTVLRSYPMQVSYTVRQGSLCTDGGMVGCVDVTVLRSYPMQVSYTVRQGSLCADGGMVGCVDVTVLRSYPMQVSYTVRQGSLCTDGGMVGCVDVTVLRSYPMQVSYTVRQGSLCTDGGMVGCVDVTVLRSYPMQVSYTVRQGSLCTDGGMVGCVDVTVLRSYPMQVSYTVRQGSLCTDGGMVGCVDVTVLRSYPMQVSYTVRQGSLCTDGGMVGCVDVTVLRSYPMQVSYTVRQGSLCTDGGMVGCVDVTVLRSYPMQVSYTVRQGSLCTDGGMVGCVDVTVLRSYPMQYMEKYPSGSSVVRSRRTEEKAARKHEEDRNRRMEKLYSQIQDKFERRTAGKGKETHRRTGTGGWRNSTHRYRTSLREGQQEKVRKHEEDRNRRMEKLYSQIQDKFERRTAGKGSSVGRRRKSLHLKTEDIENLQTGQEIYEALQGAMDPTEIEQCLSPTQRSRLYDHQRSLQAEQQGELQAEFRKALQQLDDEIPVQRNVVAMYRVRLADYQKKESGNTELTLTVWRPTDHVMDMLKEGKRLKIFHLSTSAARNQVQLASTRTTRYQDLPVEPGTLAEVYVIITINDITNENIWCIISGTRSSWPAPVPPGTKTYP